GCCCCGGCTCTTGGAGGGCGGCAGCAGGTGAGTAACTCCGGGACCTCCAGGGCTAGCTGCGTGTGCTTTTCGAGAAGGAGGTGCGGGCACCCATCTCCGAGGAGCCGGAGCAAaggtattttggggggtgggggtggaggggtcCTTCGACgcgcaggagtgccagcttggccccgcgaCCGTGGGTGCCCGGGGCTGTTGGTGCCATGCAGGGTGCATGGCCCCCTGGCACCGACATCTGtaggtgcccggccccttcatggggaattttgtgggtgctcgggcacccagggcgcCAGGGAGTCGGCACTTAGGTTCGACAGTATGCCAATCCTCCCGCCTGTGCCACTGCCACCCCAGAGGAAaggtgagggaggagggggagcggTGGCTGTGCCTCGCAGCCGCCTCCCTTCCTCGCACGTCGGAGACGCTGCCAGGAGAGTCTCCTGCCATCTCTGCCCAGGATCGGGCGCAAGGGGGCTGGATCGCCCCTTGGATGTGCTGCCCAAAGAGTCAAGGGGCAGGGGCCGGCTGAGGCCACCACATCGGGCAGCAGCCACTACAGGGCCAGCAGATCCTGGCATAGATAATAGAATGGTAGACTTGGAATgggtcccaggggtcatctagctcaaccccctgcaatgcaggaatcttctgcccaacatggggctcgaagaTTAAGAGTGTCcctctctactgactgagctatcttcgCAGTtgcttccttccatctttgttcctccttccttccctcactcCTTTTGCCCTGGTGAGGAGAGAGGGGGCTGTTTTTTGTGGTtcccctcaggtgccaaaatgtcttgggctggccctgggtcCAGGGGCAGGTGAATGGAAGGTGCAATGGTACAGGGACAAACAGGGAACCGCAGGCACTGCCAGCTCCTTAGGGAGGCCGGGTGAAAAAGAGGACTGGTCATGTACAACCTGTAAGATTTGTGTAGTTCTTGTTTGGATCAAGCCTAATAGGACAATTCCAGAGGATGCTGCAGGACTATTCAGATAGCCcagctggtagagcataagactcagaatctcagggttatggtttcgagccccacgttgcgcaaaatattcttgcattacggggctggactagatggattataattataatttttataatcttGCTAcaggtgctttttttttaagccagcaAAGTGCCATACTTTTAAAATTTGGGTGAAAAATGGTGCTGATTCTGTTTACCATTGAATAcccctagaaaaaaaagcacttcttgttgttgttgtttagtcgtttagtcgtgtccgactctttgtgaccccatggaccagagcacgccaggcactcctgtcttgcactgcctcccgcagtttggtcaaactcatgttcgtagcttcgagaacactgtccaaccatctcgtcctctgtcgtccccttctccttgtgccctccatctttcccaacatcagggtcttttccaaggattcttctcttctcatgaggtggccaaactattggagcctcagcttcaggatctgtctttccagtgagcactcagggctgatttccttcagaatggataggtttgatcttcttgcagtccatcaattctttggcgatcagccttctttatggtccagctctcacttccatacatcactactgggaaaaccatagctttaactatacggacaaaaaaaaagcacagccGATTACTAAATTTTATGCACTGTGTTTAAGCTACTTTGGAAAGCAgcttatataaatattttttattttattttatgaaggaTTTGCCGATCAGCTGCTGCAAGGTGATAGTGTATTTGTGCTGTCTCGTAGTGTTGTTGGAAAGCAGGGGAAAAGATTGGAGATGCACCCCTGCTCTTGTTGGGTTAAAGATTTTTTCCATACATACCTGCTGCATTGCTGTTTTAATAGTAAGTATGAACCGTGTGTTTCAAGTTGTCTGCGgaaattgtttttattctgctgTTTTGTACCTTTATAAGTTATTGTTGACAGTTTTAATTGTAGGCTGCCATTCATATGTTTTGTCTTGAAAAGGGAAGGGTATAAGTgcctaaataaatataaaaaatggcGACAGGGATCAGATTTGAAATACTAATTGGCTTCAAGATGTTCAGCTCGGGCCAAGAGTGAACAGGCTAGGGAACTTGGAATGGCAACGGTTCCCTTCCTTTTCTGTGTACTCTtttgacaatgtgttttgcttgaaataatataaaaccaagtgttcccaaactgtggtctgtaAGCTTCATTCATGTGGTCCATGGCATGTCCATTGTATTAAATAATCATTGTATTCCCCGCCTCtccttttatattttgttttataacAGTTCAAATTGTTGTCTCAATTGCTAAGTCATTGAAAAGGGATATTGGACAGGTAGCAAATGGAACGCATTTTCTGTCACAGGCTCCAAAATTGTAGGGGTGCCAACATCCGCTGCACGCTTGTGACCCATATATGCGtccctgagctcctttgagaggaagggtgaGATGTAAAGTTAACAATTAATgccttaaaagtaaaaaaaataataatttagaaacagGCAGTTAGCTTGCTAAGGCAGCCATTCACATTGCAAGTCAGACATGTTTACAAGGGTGACAAATTTAAGTTGGTCTCAGCTAGCCAAccagctagggacccaggtggcgctgtgggttaaaccacagagtctagggcttgctgatcagaaggtcggctgttcgaatccctgcaacagggtgagctcccgttgctcggtcccagctcctgcccacctagcagttcgaaagcacatcaaagtgcaagtagataaatagggaccactctggcgggaaggtaaacggcgtttccatgtgctgctctggttcgccagaagcagctttgtcatgctggccacatgacccggaagctgtctgcggacaaacgccagctccatcggcctatagagcaagatgagcgtcgcaaccccagagtcggacacgactggacctgatggtcaggggcccctttaccaaCCTTTAGCCAACCTTTGTGTCTCGGAACCAGCAAGGGCTTGGCTTTCTCGCCCCCTGCAAAATGGAGGCAAAGAAAGTGGATCCTCTTCCCGAAGGAAGTTGGGGTGGGTGTGATCAcgaaggggaaagaaagggacCGTGAGATGATGCTTGTTCGATCTCCTCTCCAGCATATCACAGAAACCTAGCATCTTTTAAAAGAGGCAAATCTCTTCCTTCTTGTGTTGGCATTGACTTTTTGAAAAAGCGTTCCTGaaactggaaaagtgataaaacaccTACGATAAATGAGTGGCAGGTCCAAATGATAGAATATCTGCAGTTGGCTACGATGACAGAGAGAGTAAGAGGATATCCAAAACAGAAAGTACAGAAAGAATGGAAACTCTTTAAAGAATACCTGGAAAACTATTGTAATAATAAATACCTCCTGGCAGAACTAGAATGATTCTTgtaaaataagaaatataatGTTTTAGTTATTTgataaaaacaaagaaatgcaaTATACGGTAGTAATTTGGAACTGTGTGTGAAAGaacaatagaaataataatacaatgagtCTAATCGGaagttaaatgtatttttttattcttttcttttttatttcttttttccttttctttttcttccttttcttctcttctcactttttcttttctttttttctttctctccctcctttttctcttcctctctcctctttgGTTTCTCTTCTTTCTTATCTGCTAAGAAAGAGACAAAGTTAAATATGAAAAGTTGACTAATTCGTAGCGATGTTTTGTAGTTTGTTAACAGATGGCCAACGGTAGCGAATAGCAAATTGATATGTTAGTTATTGTTGATTTATTGTTATTGTCGAAtcttaaattaaatttattaataaagaaaaaaagaaaaagcgttCCTCCTGCGATGGAGGCGTACCGGAGGCTATCCCAGTTGGTTGCCTGAATTAAATTTCTGCTTACCGGAGACAACTTTTGGACTGTGTTTTTCAAACATCCTGTTGTTGTGTGCAAGGCAAGCTGCCCTCATTTAAAAAAGCATAACGAGTGGCTTCGTTGTGCGCATGGTGACGCTGATTTCTCTCTCATAGCCAAGCGATTCATCATCTGCTTGAATCCAAATGGAAAAGTATGAGATCCTTGGGCTGGTGGGAGAAGGAAGCTATGGAATGGTGATGAAATGCCGGAACAAGGAGAACGGCAGAGTCGTTGCGGTCAAGAAGTTTTTGGAAAGCGAGGATGACAAAATGGTTAAAAAAATCGCCATGAGAGAAATCAAGCTTCTCAAGGTGAGCTTACCCTGGGGATCTTCAGGGATGCGTAGCTCTTTTCTTTAATCAGTATAAGTTACCTGGCTTTGAATACTCATAGTCAAAGTCAGGTTCGCACAGAACAATTGCCAATATCTAACTGCATTAGATAACAgtaatgtgcttttttaaaaaaagaaataacttcCGCAggaggttattttttttaatgttttttatttttaagaaataacTTCCATAGGAGGTATTTTTGAAAGGGACTTGACAAGCCGGCGCAAAGTTGTTCTGGGAGCGCATTTTATCTGCATTCATTCTGCAGCTCAGCTCTGATTTTATACATTTAGGCAACTTTGCGGGTGGGTGCTGCTGGTTTCTGTAACTCCACATGGTAAGATTTTATTCGatacagcagcgtttctcaaccgctgttccgcggcacactagtgtgccgcgagacgctggctggtgtgcggcgacgtgcggcgacgagaagagcgatttgcattgtcacgtgcctggcggccgccaataatcagcactgacccgccggaaagcaatatttctcctcctctttcccacagctcagtgcaaacgagcctggtggccgccaatacacagcactaacccgccggaaagcaatatttggcaagtgtttcttacagtcataattataatatagggcggcacagagttatttttttaaagtttttaatggtggtgtgcctcgtgatttttttcgcggaacaagtgtgccgtggcccaaaaaaggttgagaaacactgcgatACAGCTTCCCACATGGTCTGGGCAATTGTAGCGCGAATATTGGGCACTACACGGATTCTAATCTGTGCTTGAAAGATTGGGAACAGGATTATGTGTTCCCTTTTCCTAACACCTCCACTCTCCAGAACAACCCCCGCCCCCTGCTCACCTTAACCATGGTTAATTGGTCCTTCTAACCAAAATCTTAACCAGACTTTGAAACTGACTGCTGTGGTTAAGATGGAAGTTGGTTAGCATTCCCTTCCATTTGTACCAGATCTGGTGCAATGCTTTGCTGCAGCAGCACTACCCagaactaagccatggtttggcttagggtTACATgaaaacctgggctcatggtttgtctcactcccAGCAAGCCACAAGTTGTAACCAAGGTCTGTTCTTGGCTTACAGCTTGTGGGTTGTCTGGGGGAGACAAACCGTCATAAGCTTTGGCTTGCATGCTCTTGAGTACCCACACATTTGCTTCTTCATGTTAAGCCATAGTATTGCTTAGCATTAAATTCAAAGAAGCCAATATGTTCTAAACGTTGTTAGGCCAAGGGGCATAGCTGCctagtatcccgttttcgccgggaaaccccccttttttcctaccgtttcctggcggtctcccgtaCCAGTTATTATCCCGTTATTCCCCCTTAAAtccgcttctgccggcggccatttttctggtggcgctttgcccttctatgggcaccagaaaatggtggagccggcgccggaagtcgcttttacctGTATCCTGTCATGCATAGATTAGaggcgacttctggtgctggcgccgccattttctggtgcccatagaagggcaaagcgccactggaagttgcgtctacgcaacttccagtgtcgcgcagctgccgatcccggatttttttgtccaggacttggcaggtatgccaagcGGGCTTCCCTCCCCAAATTCCCTTATACAAGTTAGCAACCAGAACCAGGGCAGTTCTTCACCTTCAACCTCTTCTGTCAATTACATTTAGCTGTATGTATTAAAGGTTGCAATTCTAGTACTGCGGAATGAACTGGTATTTGAGAGCTGTTGTCAAGATTCCTGAAGCAATGTGCATGTCAAGCATTttgagtaattttttttaaaaaagcattgtgtGAAAACAAAAGCTGCAATTCTTTGTCATGTTTATTTGGGCTTGtcaaccagaaggtcggcggttcgaatccccgcgacggggtgggctcccattgctctgtcccagctcctgccaacctagcagttcaaaagcacgtcaaagtgcaagtagataaataggtgggacgataaacagcatttccatgcgctgctctggtttcggtgttctgttgcctCAGAAGCGGctaagtcctgctggccacatgacctggaaaaactgtctgcgtaCAAACACCAGCtgcctcggcctgtaaagcgagatgtgcgccgcaaccccagagttctctgcgactggacttaactgtcaggggccctttacctttactttttaagccccattgaacgcaGAGGGACTTGCCTCCAAGTAAACACGCACAGGATCAGGCTGCAAATATTATTCTCTGTTCCCTTAGCATTGTATGTATTCAAGAGGCAATTACGGTGAGTGTTTTCAGACACTCTGTCTGCTATTGGATGCATGCTGTAGTTCTGTGACGCATTTGCTGTCTCCTGATAGCAATTAAGGCATGAGAACTTGGTGAACCTGCTGGAAGTCTGTAAGAAGAAGAAACGATGGTACCTGGTGTTTGAATTCGTGGACCACACAGTCCTTGATGATCTCGAGATGTTTCCAAATGGCCTGGATTACAATAGAGTTCGGAAATACTTATTTCAGATTATAAAGGCGATAGGATTTTGCCATGGTCATAATGTAAGTAAGCTATTACGTCCGCTTAGTTATTTGGGTTGCTGTGCTGTTTGTTCTTGGTCAAACACATCCGATTTATCGATTCAAGGATTGGAGCTTTAAGTTTCAAACGTGTGCCACAGTAGTAAGAATTAGTTCAAATTACCCAAGTTAACAGTTGGAATTATCATTGCGACAAATCTAATTTTGAGCGTTAGCTGGGTAGAATGTTTGCTAGATGTGCCAAATTTGTCTACTCAAAAATACCTTTGCTTTTGAATTTCTGACAATTTCGGACACAGCTGTGGTGTAATTTCAGGGTTTTCACtacagtctagaccaggcataggcataccaggcctgccaggtgttttgggactacaactcccatcatccctgaccactggtcctgttagctaggggtgatgggagttgtagtcccaaaacctctggagggccgagtttgcccatgcctggtctagactgatGACCTTGGAATAGAACAAACTGAGGTTCTTAAACATCTTGCCATCTTTATTGTCAAATTGTTTGGCCTCGTAATTTAAGACGCAGTATGACTTATTGCACAATATGGATTCCTCCGGAAAATAGGCATAGATGATAGTATATGAATGTTTTTGCATGTAGCTTTTATGCTCATGTAAGGTAACAGTTTTCATGGTCTCCTCTTCTTGAACATTCAAAAAATCTGCTTCTAGGTTCAGGAACGCAGTGTTTTAAAAACATTCTGCATAATCGGGAAGCCTGAGAAACAATATTTCTAATTATGTGGACAGACCTTTTAGTGCAGGGAGTTCTACTTCATTCCATACATGTTAATGGATAAAAAGGATTTGCTTCAGCTTTTTTGCCTTGTTGTAGCAAATTTATATTATGATTTTATTAGTGTGCTTCAATTTGcattaatatatttaaagcatggtGTGTGATGTGATAAAGATGGAGTTTTTATGCCAGTAATTGCAAATCCTCACTTGATGTTTCAGTCATCAAATTATGAATGGTTTCCATGTGGACTAGCCGGCCACATTGGCGCTTAAGTGCAAAGAACCTGGCCTAATCTAAACACacacatggtttgtttgtttttaagatcaTACACCGAGATATTAAACCTGAGAATATATTGGTCTCCTATTCTGGAATTATCAAACTCTGCGATTTTGGATTTGCTCGAACCCTGGCAGCCCCTGGCGAAGCTTACACAGATTACGTGGCAACGCGATGGTATCGTGCTCCCGAGCTGCTGGTTGGAGATATCAAATATGGCAAGTAAGGAATCGTAGAGTATGGTATTGGGTTTCCCCTACATTTTCAGGAAtagatcattattattattaatgacaaCAGAAATATTGCTGTTCTATCTCTGAGGGTGATAAATTGCAGCCAAAGCAAGGTTTGGTTCACTGTGGGGAGGCTgcttttgtaattattattattattattattactactactattattcttatttattacttattcTCCCATCTGGccgagcctccccagccactctgggcagctcccaacaggatattaaaaacacaataaaacatcaaacattaaaaacttccctaaacagggctgcctccagatgtcttctaaaagtcaggtagttgtttatttccttgacatctggtgggagggcgttccacagggcgggtgcaaccaccgagaaggccctctgccgggcAGTGGCGTCGCAAGGGGGGCCGGGGGGTGCGCCCCGggtgggggtgacaagaaggcaccccgcggGGTGCTCGGCCCGCCAGCCCCCAGGCGCGGCAGCATGAGCAGCCATCGCACTGCCGCAGCCACATGTGCAGGATCGTCCATTCGTGGCGGCAGCTGTGAGCAGAGGAGCCTGCCACCATCCGTACGACGTTTGAGCAGCGCTGGTGGCAAACCACTACATACAACGCATGCGCGGTGTCACACGCATGCACTGTATGTagtgatgccgcacatgcacCCTACGTAGTGAGGCCACGCGTGTGCAGCCGGCGGTTTGCCCCGCCCCAGGTGTCGGTtagccttccttcgcccctgctgcctggttccctgtaacctcacttctcgcagtgagggaaccgccagaaggccctcagagctggacctcagtgtccagactgaacgatgggggtggagatgctccttcaggtatactgggccgcgGCCGTAATGAATATAAACTGCCTCAGGTGTAGCCAATCACAACAGCTGCCTGTCATTGtggtaaaatgtattttttggcTGAGCTGCCTCTAAATATGGCGCCTGTTTTCCCTCCCCAGGGCTGTTGATGTGTGGGCCATTGGCTGCCTGGTAACAGAAATGCTTACTGGAGAGCCTCTTTTCCCCGGAGACTCGGATATTGACCAGTTGTACCATATTATGAAATGTTTGGGTGAGAAAGCATCCCTTGTTTTCCTCTATGCAGCCAGCAGAGCTTTGGAACCTTCAGAGAGCCTGAAATACTAGCGTTGTTGGATGAGATTATGATGATCAATTCCTAAATccacactgggagccagtgtggtgtagtggttaagagtggtagattcgtaatctggggaaccgggttcgcgtctccgctcctccacatgcagctgctgggcgaccttgggctagacttctttgaagtctctcagccccgctcacctcacagagtgtttgttgtgggggaggaggggaaaaggagattgttagccgctttgagactccttcgggtagtgataaagcgggatatcaaatccaaagtcttcttctccttcttcttcttcttggtcctGGGTTGTAAATCCAGATGGCCCTTCTATGAGGTGCAGAGTTGACAGCAAGAGATTTTGCATGTCATTAAGGATGGCAGAACGCAATAGGTCTGATCCATGTAGCACAACTGGATTATGATTTGTAATAAAAAATTCATGATTAGGAGTAATTCATTATCAGCAGCAACCTGTTTGtctccaggacacacacacagttggtttacagaataaaaaaaataaaagaaaaaccataAGGCTGTCCTAAAGCAAGGTAATTGGAAACAGTAGATTGAAACACCAGGTTCAAAGCCAAGCGCAGGGCTCTGGCAGAAAACTCGGGGATCAAATAATCTGGTTTAAACTGTCTGCAGTTTTGCATTCTGAAATCTGAACAGTCTTATAAATGATGATTAATTCCAGGTAACTTGATCCCAAGGCACCAAGATTTGTTCTACAAAAACCctctttttgctggagtgaggtTGCCTGAAGTCAAGGAACTCGAACCTCTTGAAAAACGATATCCCAAACTCTCTGTTGCCGTCATAGAATTTGCTAAGGTAGGTGCGTTGCCGATTCCTTAGCTTTCCATTTTGTTCCTGTTGGCACAACCTTCTGTTTGTTTTCAGGAGCCCTTGATAATGAGCTAGGGAAATGTATTGGTGGGATCTGAACTGGGAGCTGAGATTGGGACGTAGCCCAGTCAGCCTACCCAGAATTGCCTTTGTTCAGGTGGTAGAGGCGTTTCCAGACACAGAAAGGAATACAGCTGCCCAGTATCAGCCCCTGAGATTGGCAGGAAGTATAAAGCCCCTAAATTAGCCAGGCTGAAGCctaactgtaagggggagggcttacagagaacagccccccccatccgaagcagcccgtctcccagcagtcacgAGAGCGAAGAGTCACCCTttcccccccgacgccggaattgaggaggaggagaaaagggagacgcttcacagttccgaggcttttatgttggtctaaaacgcggaggggggcagtgcaagaatctgactcgagcgagtagacatgaatccagcagttcgttacactgtaaataatgtgtactaataaaagcttctgaaagacaagcatgtggaaggtcgttgcgcaagagtagtcacaacaaccctgacattaACCTTCTGTCCTTGCCTGGTCAGCAGACCAGTATTTCTCTGATTTTTCCCTTGCAATGTCCTTACAACCCCATAACATAgcaaactgtttttaaaagcccTCACCATTTCCAACGTCGTTTGTTACGTGGTATGGAGAGAGTAGCTACGGTTTGCCTGAAACAGAACtgccgtatattccagcgtatgacaattgggcgtataagacgacccccaacttttccagttaaaatatagagtttggggtatactcgccgtataagaaatacgacccgacgtataagacgacccccgacttttgagaagattttcctgggtttaaaagaagtcttatacgcaggaatatacggtagttgtgttgttctttggatcctggcaaATATCAATGAAATTCAACCTTTGgggttttcctccccccccccactgtatttACAAGAAAATTTTTGATCTTATGCTAGCAATGTCTGCAGACTGATCCGGACAAAAGGCCATCCTGTACTGAGCTGTTACAG
The window above is part of the Zootoca vivipara chromosome 13, rZooViv1.1, whole genome shotgun sequence genome. Proteins encoded here:
- the CDKL2 gene encoding cyclin-dependent kinase-like 2 isoform X1, which gives rise to MEKYEILGLVGEGSYGMVMKCRNKENGRVVAVKKFLESEDDKMVKKIAMREIKLLKQLRHENLVNLLEVCKKKKRWYLVFEFVDHTVLDDLEMFPNGLDYNRVRKYLFQIIKAIGFCHGHNIIHRDIKPENILVSYSGIIKLCDFGFARTLAAPGEAYTDYVATRWYRAPELLVGDIKYGKAVDVWAIGCLVTEMLTGEPLFPGDSDIDQLYHIMKCLGNLIPRHQDLFYKNPLFAGVRLPEVKELEPLEKRYPKLSVAVIEFAKQCLQTDPDKRPSCTELLQCDLFNKDSFTERFAQELKAKIQKERDHPLPKKSKISRKDKDDSGDEKKTLVIQDFGVEPKLRDSKLFRMKLSKVDPEKLDRSSNASFLYESGAGQVKAIPSTTLKDSSSSLDYVKNPGTVIPPITQNYSTISSSISGNPGLGSKLGMHNYRIDEKSKRYLNPFIKQGKKSPVGHYSINLTASVSNENNVLQTNKKRWEFSKTDVRLPELNYGYLPELKGVDARNSRFLKKENKMVSESRMPSLATIDLQNPSLTLHQVSGISLQDASEATFPRVEH
- the CDKL2 gene encoding cyclin-dependent kinase-like 2 isoform X2, with protein sequence MEKYEILGLVGEGSYGMVMKCRNKENGRVVAVKKFLESEDDKMVKKIAMREIKLLKQLRHENLVNLLEVCKKKKRWYLVFEFVDHTVLDDLEMFPNGLDYNRVRKYLFQIIKAIGFCHGHNIIHRDIKPENILVSYSGIIKLCDFGFARTLAAPGEAYTDYVATRWYRAPELLVGDIKYGKAVDVWAIGCLVTEMLTGEPLFPGDSDIDQLYHIMKCLGNLIPRHQDLFYKNPLFAGVRLPEVKELEPLEKRYPKLSVAVIEFAKQCLQTDPDKRPSCTELLQCDLFNKDSFTERFAQELKAKIQKERDHPLPKKSKISRKDKDDSGDEKKTLVIQDFGVEPKLRDSKLFRMKLSKVDPEKLDRSSNASFLYESGAGQVKAIPSTTLKDSSSSLDYVKNPGTVIPPITQNYSTISSSISGNPGLGSKLGMHNYRIDEKSKRYLNPFIKQGKKSPVGHYSINLTASVSNENNVLQTNKKRWEFSKTDVRLPELNYGYLPELKARNSRFLKKENKMVSESRMPSLATIDLQNPSLTLHQVSGISLQDASEATFPRVEH